A window of Diorhabda carinulata isolate Delta chromosome 7, icDioCari1.1, whole genome shotgun sequence contains these coding sequences:
- the LOC130896406 gene encoding type-1 angiotensin II receptor-associated protein-like, translating to MAELAQIRNYKLKIIFLLHFLFIALSSMGYWSSSAYLFYNSILIVLLIWSLYHDENHEPIQLAIAVNGSSILLDILLLVMGFPTNGDARNKFSAAMAILHLLIRPFSTFFLIKLLEERSGSMGSLTGLFQGGQGSRSETYEDLDRPSAPRNPGVSGGYDFSTAQQI from the exons atggcAGAATTAGCtcaaattagaaattataaacttaag attatatttttgcttcattttctttttatcgcGTTGAGTTCCATGGGGTACTGGAGCTCTAGCgcttatttattttacaatagtATATTAATTGTGTTATTAATATGGAGCCTTTACCACGACGAAAACCATGAACCCATACAATTG gcTATTGCCGTTAATGGAAGTTCGATATTATTGGACATTTTACTTTTAGTTATGGGATTCCCTACGAATGGTG ACGCAAGAAATAAATTCTCAGCAGCAATGGCtatattacatctattaatacgtccttttagtacattttttcttattaaactCTTAGAAGAACGTAGTGGTTCAATGG gATCTTTGACAGGACTTTTTCAGGGAGGTCAAGGTAGCAGAAGTGAAACTTACGAAGATCTGGACAGACCTAGTGCCCCTCGGAACCCAGGAGTTTCTGGTGGTTATGATTTTTCCACTGCGCAgcagatataa
- the LOC130896399 gene encoding cation-dependent mannose-6-phosphate receptor-like has protein sequence MIKSRNILFLFISAIYLSNSNADTCINNDPCLCQINENDKIDISEISNEIKPPDYLSSTINKVTYTFVGCRDNTYNNVLGSLIITSETNNTKLVSKSIGNASNIKFSKEDSNYLITYINGKVHPVIVLLCDQYKIPFLKVINNSSTDPKLLLSSPTLCIKTEHHGMSGGSTFLLILFIGLVIYFVGGALVLYFIRGARGAELIPNVDFWTNLPGLVKDGLIFLLSGCKPNFVTTAESYDRI, from the exons ATGATTAAGAGTCGTAATATTTTGTTCTTGTTCATTAGCGcgatatatttatctaattctAACGCAGATACTTGTATTAATAACGACCCGTGCCTTtgtcaaataaatgaaaacgaTAAAATAGACATATcagaaatttcaaatgaaattaaaccCCCCGATTACCTTAGTAGCACAATTAATAAAGTCACATATACTTTCGTCGGATGTCGTGATAATACATATAATAATGTTTTAGGGAGT TTAATCATCACCTCTGAGACTAATAATACTAAACTTGTCAGTAAAAGTATAGGTAATGCCAGTAATATCAAATTCAGCAAAGAGGATAGCAATTACCTTATAACATATATTAATGGCAA AGTACATCCTGTAATAGTCCTTCTTTGTGATCAATATAAGATTCCGTTTCTTAAagttattaataatagttcAACAGATCCG aaactGCTGTTATCCTCTCCAACATTATGTATAAAAACCGAACACCATGGTATGAGCGGAGGCTcgacatttttattaattctattcaTCGGTTTGGTTATTTATTTCGTTGGTGGAGCTTTAGTGCTTTATTTCATTAGGGGAGCGCGCGGAGCTGAGTTGATACCAAACGTCGATTTCTGGACAAACTTACCGGGTTTAGTGAAG GATGGTCTGATATTTTTGCTGTCCGGTTGCAAACCGAATTTCGTTACAACCGCGGAAAGTTACGATAGGATTTGA
- the LOC130896407 gene encoding uncharacterized protein LOC130896407 isoform X2: MPVYLEFQKIKFKDPTTLLKIVVVIHYLLSVLGAIGSFNPFVYLFYNFVVIFLLIWSIYGKNDEPLKLAIVINMCSIILDALYIVALADDLSGFRNSLSAAASLIHLIFRPFSILLLIKKEEKRNIPIDTENPDRETQTVENYDFPTFKKNKLVIS; this comes from the exons atgcccGTCTATTTGGAATTCCAGAAGATCAAGTTTAAAGACCCTACGACGTTGTTGAAG atTGTGGTGGTAATTCACTATTTATTATCAGTACTTGGTGCCATAGGTAGTTTTAACCCAttcgtatatttattttacaatttcgttgtaatatttctattaatatggagcatatatggaaaaaatgacGAACCTTTAAAATTG GCTATTGTTATAAATATGTGCTCAATAATTTTAGACGCTTTATATATAGTAGCACTTGCAGATGATTTATcag gTTTTAGAAATTCTTTATCAGCTGCTGCTTCGCTTATACACTTAATTTTTAGACCTTTCAGCattttacttttgataaaaaaagaggaaaaacgAAATATTCCTATTGATACTG AGAATCCGGATAGAGAAACTCAAACTGTGGAAAATTACGATTTTCCGACctttaagaaaaataaactaGTCATATCTTAA
- the LOC130896802 gene encoding NADH dehydrogenase [ubiquinone] 1 beta subcomplex subunit 10, which yields MPEEATPRNILEKFVLSVSNTLERPVVWFRETVVEPNQQHSVWYHQKFRRVPTIDECYTDDAVCIAEANLQFKRDKLVDSDILSILRERYEDCALYEAPDHLEKCRPLFDQYQEATTNWFIKYGDLGGYGDAKAAYMKQKHRMIWERRHGPVGSGMNGAAPTEN from the exons ATGCCAGAAGAAGCGACTCCtcgaaatattttagaaaaattcgtgTTATCGGTATCAAATACTTTGGAACGCCCAGTAGTATGGTTTAGAG AAACTGTAGTCGAACCCAACCAACAACATTCTGTTTGGTACCATCAAAAATTTCGGAGGGTACCAACAATCGACGAATGCTACACGGATGATGCAGTCTGCATCGCCGAAGCCAATTTACAGTTCAAACGAGacaa GTTAGTTGACAGTgatattttgagtattttgaGAGAAAGATACGAAGATTGCGCTTTATATGAAGCACCTGATCATTTGGAAAAATGTCGACCACTTTTCGACCAATATCAAGAAGCTACCACAAATTGGTTCATCAAAT ACGGCGATTTAGGTGGTTACGGTGATGCTAAAGCTGCTTACATGAAGCAGAAACATAGAATGATTTGGGAACGCAGACATGGTCCAGTAGGAAGCGGTATGAACGGAGCTGCCCCAACAGAAAATTAA
- the LOC130896407 gene encoding uncharacterized protein LOC130896407 isoform X4, which yields MPVYLEFQKIKFKDPTTLLKIVVVIHYLLSVLGAIGSFNPFVYLFYNFVVIFLLIWSIYGKNDEPLKLAIVINMCSIILDALYIVALADDLSGFRNSLSAAASLIHLIFRPFSILLLIKKEEKRNIPIDTVCSRESG from the exons atgcccGTCTATTTGGAATTCCAGAAGATCAAGTTTAAAGACCCTACGACGTTGTTGAAG atTGTGGTGGTAATTCACTATTTATTATCAGTACTTGGTGCCATAGGTAGTTTTAACCCAttcgtatatttattttacaatttcgttgtaatatttctattaatatggagcatatatggaaaaaatgacGAACCTTTAAAATTG GCTATTGTTATAAATATGTGCTCAATAATTTTAGACGCTTTATATATAGTAGCACTTGCAGATGATTTATcag gTTTTAGAAATTCTTTATCAGCTGCTGCTTCGCTTATACACTTAATTTTTAGACCTTTCAGCattttacttttgataaaaaaagaggaaaaacgAAATATTCCTATTGATACTG tttgttcTAGAGAATCCGGATAG
- the LOC130896407 gene encoding uncharacterized protein LOC130896407 isoform X1 — MKSYFDLNKLNCHCSKYKTILIIVVVIHYLLSVLGAIGSFNPFVYLFYNFVVIFLLIWSIYGKNDEPLKLAIVINMCSIILDALYIVALADDLSGFRNSLSAAASLIHLIFRPFSILLLIKKEEKRNIPIDTENPDRETQTVENYDFPTFKKNKLVIS, encoded by the exons atgaaatcgTATTTCGACTTGAACAAACTTAATTGTCATTGCAGTAAATATAAAACCATTCTGATA atTGTGGTGGTAATTCACTATTTATTATCAGTACTTGGTGCCATAGGTAGTTTTAACCCAttcgtatatttattttacaatttcgttgtaatatttctattaatatggagcatatatggaaaaaatgacGAACCTTTAAAATTG GCTATTGTTATAAATATGTGCTCAATAATTTTAGACGCTTTATATATAGTAGCACTTGCAGATGATTTATcag gTTTTAGAAATTCTTTATCAGCTGCTGCTTCGCTTATACACTTAATTTTTAGACCTTTCAGCattttacttttgataaaaaaagaggaaaaacgAAATATTCCTATTGATACTG AGAATCCGGATAGAGAAACTCAAACTGTGGAAAATTACGATTTTCCGACctttaagaaaaataaactaGTCATATCTTAA
- the LOC130896407 gene encoding uncharacterized protein LOC130896407 isoform X3, translated as MKSYFDLNKLNCHCSKYKTILIIVVVIHYLLSVLGAIGSFNPFVYLFYNFVVIFLLIWSIYGKNDEPLKLAIVINMCSIILDALYIVALADDLSGFRNSLSAAASLIHLIFRPFSILLLIKKEEKRNIPIDTVCSRESG; from the exons atgaaatcgTATTTCGACTTGAACAAACTTAATTGTCATTGCAGTAAATATAAAACCATTCTGATA atTGTGGTGGTAATTCACTATTTATTATCAGTACTTGGTGCCATAGGTAGTTTTAACCCAttcgtatatttattttacaatttcgttgtaatatttctattaatatggagcatatatggaaaaaatgacGAACCTTTAAAATTG GCTATTGTTATAAATATGTGCTCAATAATTTTAGACGCTTTATATATAGTAGCACTTGCAGATGATTTATcag gTTTTAGAAATTCTTTATCAGCTGCTGCTTCGCTTATACACTTAATTTTTAGACCTTTCAGCattttacttttgataaaaaaagaggaaaaacgAAATATTCCTATTGATACTG tttgttcTAGAGAATCCGGATAG